Proteins from a single region of Esox lucius isolate fEsoLuc1 chromosome 13, fEsoLuc1.pri, whole genome shotgun sequence:
- the rhobtb2a gene encoding rho-related BTB domain-containing protein 2 isoform X4 — translation MDSDMDYERPNVETIKCVVVGDNAVGKTRLICARACNATLTQYQLLATHVPTVWAIDQYRVCQEVLERSRDVVDDVSVSLRLWDTFGDHHKDRRFAYGRSDVVVLCFSIANPNSLYHVKTMWYPEIKHFCPRAPVILVGCQLDLRYADLEAVNRARRPLARPIKSNEILPPERGREVAKELGVPYYETSVVAQFGVKDVFDNAIRAALISRRHLQFWKSHLRNVQRPLLQAPFLPPKPPPPIITVPPPPTTTEEHPGRLLEDPLCSDVILILQENQRIFAHKIYLATSSSKFYDLFILNARSQEAEKPARATALSGRELLMRAASFDVCESPDEGDTANLRACTSDDTLRDSDGSRRGRLLSTWSRAFVSMQEELVDDPVTYSPRPMTVVHMDQSMQLGPFRAVLRYLYTGQLDEHEKELMHIAHIAELLEVFDLRMMVANILNNEAFMNQEITKAFHVRRTNRVKECLAKGTFSDVVFKLDDETIMAHKPLLISSCDWMAAMFGGPFVESSTKEVLFPNTTRSSMRAVLEYLYTGRFCSRTDLDAMELIVLANRLCLPHLVALTELYTVTVLMEAAVMGADIDGDVLVYLDMAQFHCAQQLTGWCLHHICTNYNSVCRKFPRDMKAKSTENQDYFEKHRWPPVWFLKEDDHYQRARKERDKEDYLYQRRQCKRKWLFWNLPSTPSANASSSGSNSVI, via the exons GTTTTGGAGCGATCTAGGGATGTGGTGGATGACGTCAGTGTGTCCTTGCGCCTCTGGGACACATTCGGCGACCATCACAAGGACCGGCGCTTTGCATACGGAAG GTCAGATGTGGTGGTTCTGTGTTTCTCCATCGCCAACCCCAATTCGCTGTACCATGTGAAGACTATGTGGTACCCCGAGATCAAGCACTTCTGTCCCCGGGCTCCTGTCATCCTGGTAGGCTGCCAGCTGGACCTACGCTACGCTGACCTGGAAGCAGTCAATAGGGCACGACGCCCACTAGCAAG ACCCATTAAATCTAATGAGATTCTGCCTCCAGAACGCGGTCGTGAAGTGGCCAAAGAGCTGGGAGTCCCATACTACGAAACAAGTGTTGTGGCTCAGTTTGGAGTAAAGGATGTATTTGATAATGCCATCCGTGCAGCCTTGATATCGCGGCGCCACCTGCAGTTCTGGAAGTCTCACTTGCGCAATGTGCAGCGCCCCCTCCTCCAGGCTCCCTTCTTGCCTCCCAAACCCCCACCACCAATCATCACTGTGCCACCTCCTCCCACCACAACTGAGGAGCATCCCGGACGTCTTCTGGAAGACCCACTGTGTTCTGATGTCATCCTAATCCTGCAGGAGAATCAGAGAATATTTGCCCACAAGATATACTTGGCCACATCCTCTTCTAAGTTCTACGACCTCTTCATCCTGAACGCCCGTTCTCAAGAGGCTGAGAAGCCCGCCCGTGCCACTGCTCTTTCTGGCCGTGAGCTACTGATGCGTGCTGCCAGCTTTGATGTGTGTGAAAGCCCTGACGAGGGCGACACGGCAAACCTGCGGGCCTGCACCAGTGACGATACCCTGAGGGACTCCGATGGGAGCCGGAGGGGGAGATTGCTGTCTACCTGGAGCAGGGCTTTTGTTAGCATGCAGGAGGAACTGGTGGATGACCCAGTGACTTACAGCCCCAGGCCTATGACCGTGGTGCACATGGACCAGTCTATGCAGCTGGGACCCTTCCGTGCTGTGTTGCGCTACCTGTACACAGGCCAGCTGGACGAGCATGAGAAAGAGCTAATGCACATTGCACACATTGCTGAACTGCTGGAAGTATTTGACCTTCGCATGATGGTGGCCAACATCCTTAACAATGAGGCCTTCATGAACCAGGAAATTACCAAAGCCTTTCATGTAAGGCGTACCAACAGAGTCAAAGAGTGCCTGGCCAAAGGCACATTCTCTG ATGTAGTGTTCAAGCTTGATGATGAAACGATCATGGCTCATAAGCCCCTGCTCATCTCCAGCTGTGACTGGATGGCAGCTATGTTTGGGGGACCCTTTGTTGAAAGCAGCACAAAAGAG GTGCTGTTTCCTAACACAACTCGGAGCAGTATGAGGGCCGTGCTGGAGTATCTGTACACTGGGCGCTTCTGTTCCCGCACTGACCTGGATGCTATGGAGCTCATTGTCCTTGCCAACCGTCTTTGCCTCCCACACCTGGTTGCGCTTACAG AGCTATACACAGTTACAGTACTAATGGAGGCAGCTGTGATGGGGGCTGATATTGACGGAGATGTGCTGGTGTACCTGGATATGGCTCAG TTCCACTGTGCCCAACAACTGACTGGCTGGTGCCTTCACCACATCTGCACCAACTATAATAGTGTCTGCCGGAAGTTCCCTCGTGACATGAAGGCCAAGTCCACAG AAAACCAGGACTACTTTGAGAAGCACCGCTGGCCACCAGTGTGGTTCCTGAAAGAGGACGACCACTACCAAAGAGCACGGAAGGAGCGGGACAAAGAGGACTACCTGTACCAGAGGAGGCAATGTAAACGCAAGTGGCTGTTCTGGAACCTTCCATCTACTCCCTCTGCCAACGCCTCATCTTCTGGTTCCAATTCTGTCATCTAA